In Carya illinoinensis cultivar Pawnee chromosome 6, C.illinoinensisPawnee_v1, whole genome shotgun sequence, a single genomic region encodes these proteins:
- the LOC122313633 gene encoding bidirectional sugar transporter SWEET3-like, which yields MGERLCLAVGVMGNVASLLLYTAPILTFSRVIRKKSMEGYSCVPYVIALLNCLLYTWYGLPVVSNMWENFLVISINGLGILLEISFIVIYLWFTLGGKMKVAMIVTLVIVIFCTTSIISVFSFHDHHHRKLFVGSIGLVASVAMYGSPLVVVKQVILTRSVEFMPFYLSFFSLLASSLWMAYGLLSHDLFLAVPNMVGSPLSILQLMLYCKYRKQGIMEKPNKWDLEKNDERSKQLQLTIDERLHGNI from the exons ATGGGAGAGAGGTTATGCTTGGCAGTAGGAGTCATGG GGAATGTTGCTTCTTTGTTACTCTATACGGCTCCCAT aTTAACTTTTTCAAGAGTCATAAGGAAGAAAAGCATGGAGGGGTATTCTTGTGTTCCTTATGTTATTGCACTATTAAACTGCCTCCTCTATACTTGGTATGGATTGCCAGTTGTAAGCAATATGTGGGAAAACTTTCTTGTAATTTCCATCAATGGTCTAGGGATCCTTCTCGAAATCTCCTTCATAGTCATATACTTATGGTTCACTTTAGGAGGAAAG ATGAAGGTAGCTATGATAGTGACACTTGTTATCGTAATCTTTTGCACCACTTCAATCatttcagttttttctttccatGACCACCATCATCGAAAGCTATTTGTTGGGAGCATAGGACTAGTAGCCTCTGTAGCAATGTACGGTTCTCCATTGGTTGTAGTG AAGCAAGTCATACTTACAAGGAGCGTTGAGTTCATGCCGTTCTACTTATCTTTTTTCTCATTACTTGCTAGTTCACTTTGGATGGCTTATGGACTACTGAGTCATGATCTGTTTCTTGCG GTCCCAAATATGGTTGGTAGTCCTTTAAGTATCCTTCAACTCATGCTCTACTGCAAGTACAGGAAACAAGGAATTATGGAAAAACCAAACAAATGGGATTTGGAAAAGAATGATGAGAGATCCAAACAACTTCAGCTTACAATTGATGAGAGGTTGCATGGAAACATATAG